A genome region from Aliivibrio salmonicida LFI1238 includes the following:
- the glyS gene encoding glycine--tRNA ligase subunit beta, with protein sequence MAKNFLIELGTEELPPKALRSLAEAFAANFEAGLKAAGLAHQGIKWYATPRRLALKIAELDEGQADKIVEKRGPAIASAFDADGNPTKAAQGWARGNGITVEQAERLKTDKGEWLLHKEEVKGQPVKGLVVELAAKALAGLPIPKAMRWGNSDIQFIRPVKTLTILLGDELIEGTILGVASTRTIRGHRFMGESEFTIDSADQYPAILEERGKVMADYDARKAIILAGAKKAAEAVGGIADLEDELVEEVTSLVEWPVVLTAKFEQEFLNVPSEALVYTMKGDQKYFPVYDQEKNLLPNFIFVTNIESKEPRHIIEGNEKVVRPRLADAEFFFNTDRKRPLIDRLPELEQAIFQKQLGTIKDKTDRITELAGYIAEQIGADVEKSQRAGLLAKCDLMTSMVFEFTDTQGVMGMHYATHDGEDAQVALALYEQYMPRFAGDDLPSTDVSASVAMADKLDTLVGIFGIGQAPKGSDPFALRRAALGILRIIVEKGYNLDLVDLVAKAQSLFGDKLTNANVDTDVIDFMLGRFRAWYQDEGFSVDIIQAVLARRPTKPADFDQRVKAVSHFRELDAAESLAAANKRVGNILAKFDGELAQEIDLALLQEDAEKVLAEKVEILAEALEPVFIAGNYQEALSRLAELREPVDAFFDGVMVMADDEALKLNRLTLLNKLRNLFLDIADISLLQK encoded by the coding sequence ATGGCGAAGAATTTTCTAATCGAATTAGGTACAGAAGAGCTTCCACCGAAAGCACTTCGTTCATTAGCTGAAGCGTTTGCTGCAAATTTTGAAGCCGGCCTTAAAGCGGCTGGTTTAGCTCATCAAGGCATTAAGTGGTATGCAACGCCTCGTCGTTTAGCGCTTAAAATCGCTGAATTAGATGAAGGCCAAGCAGACAAAATCGTTGAAAAGCGTGGTCCTGCAATCGCTTCTGCATTTGATGCTGACGGTAATCCAACTAAAGCAGCTCAAGGCTGGGCTCGTGGTAACGGTATTACGGTTGAGCAGGCTGAGCGTCTAAAAACAGACAAAGGCGAATGGCTACTTCATAAAGAAGAAGTAAAAGGCCAACCGGTTAAAGGACTTGTTGTTGAATTAGCAGCAAAAGCCCTGGCTGGTTTACCAATTCCTAAAGCAATGCGTTGGGGTAACTCAGACATTCAATTTATTCGTCCAGTGAAAACACTGACAATCCTATTGGGTGACGAACTGATTGAAGGCACTATCTTAGGTGTTGCTTCTACTCGTACTATCCGTGGCCACCGTTTCATGGGTGAAAGCGAGTTTACGATTGATTCTGCTGACCAATACCCTGCGATCTTAGAAGAACGCGGTAAAGTAATGGCTGACTACGATGCGCGTAAAGCCATCATCCTTGCTGGTGCTAAAAAAGCAGCAGAAGCGGTTGGCGGTATTGCGGATCTAGAAGACGAATTAGTTGAAGAAGTTACGTCTCTTGTTGAATGGCCAGTGGTATTGACCGCTAAGTTTGAGCAAGAGTTCTTGAATGTTCCTTCTGAAGCGTTGGTTTACACAATGAAGGGCGATCAAAAGTACTTCCCTGTGTACGACCAAGAGAAGAACCTACTTCCTAACTTCATCTTTGTTACTAACATCGAATCTAAAGAACCTCGTCATATTATCGAAGGTAATGAGAAAGTGGTTCGCCCACGTCTTGCTGATGCTGAATTCTTCTTCAATACAGACCGTAAGCGCCCGCTTATCGATCGTCTGCCAGAACTAGAACAAGCAATATTCCAGAAGCAATTGGGCACAATCAAAGACAAAACAGACCGTATTACTGAACTTGCTGGCTACATCGCTGAGCAAATTGGTGCGGACGTTGAGAAATCGCAACGTGCAGGTCTTTTAGCTAAGTGTGACTTAATGACCTCAATGGTATTTGAATTTACAGATACTCAAGGTGTTATGGGTATGCACTACGCAACTCATGATGGTGAAGATGCACAAGTCGCATTAGCGCTTTACGAGCAATACATGCCTCGTTTCGCGGGTGATGACTTACCAAGTACCGATGTTTCTGCATCAGTAGCAATGGCAGATAAGCTAGATACGCTAGTGGGTATCTTCGGCATTGGTCAAGCTCCTAAGGGGTCTGATCCATTTGCACTTCGTCGTGCTGCGTTAGGTATCTTACGTATCATCGTTGAAAAAGGGTACAACTTAGATTTAGTTGACCTTGTTGCTAAAGCACAATCTTTGTTTGGCGATAAATTAACGAATGCAAACGTAGACACTGATGTGATTGATTTCATGTTAGGCCGTTTCCGTGCATGGTATCAAGATGAAGGTTTCAGCGTAGATATCATCCAAGCGGTACTTGCTCGTCGTCCAACCAAGCCTGCTGATTTTGATCAACGTGTGAAAGCGGTATCTCACTTCCGTGAATTAGACGCGGCTGAGTCTCTAGCGGCAGCGAATAAGCGCGTAGGTAATATCCTGGCGAAATTCGATGGCGAACTGGCTCAAGAAATCGATCTAGCTCTTCTTCAAGAAGACGCTGAGAAAGTATTGGCTGAGAAAGTTGAAATTCTAGCAGAAGCACTAGAGCCAGTATTTATTGCTGGTAATTATCAAGAAGCATTAAGCCGCCTAGCTGAGCTACGTGAGCCTGTCGATGCGTTCTTTGATGGTGTAATGGTAATGGCTGACGATGAGGCGCTTAAGCTGAATCGTCTAACTTTGCTGAATAAGCTACGTAACTTATTCTTAGATATTGCTGATATTTCTCTTCTTCAAAAATAG
- the glyQ gene encoding glycine--tRNA ligase subunit alpha, translating to MQKYDIKTFQGMILALQDYWAQQGCTIVQPLDMEVGAGTSHPMTCLRALGPEPMATAYVQPSRRPTDGRYGENPNRLQHYYQFQVALKPSPDNIQELYLGSLEVLGIDPLVHDIRFVEDNWENPTLGAWGLGWEIWLNGMEVTQFTYFQQVGGLECKPVTGEITYGIERLAMYIQEVGSVYDLVWNYGPQGVVTYGDIFHQNEVEQSTYNFEHADVDFLFGFFDQCEKECKELLELEKPLPLPAYERILKAGHAFNLLDARKAISVTERQRYILRIRNLTKSVAEAYYASREALGFPMCRSTKPTATEEK from the coding sequence ATGCAAAAATACGATATCAAAACCTTCCAGGGAATGATCCTCGCGCTGCAGGATTATTGGGCACAACAGGGTTGTACGATTGTACAGCCATTAGATATGGAAGTGGGCGCAGGTACATCTCACCCAATGACATGTCTGCGAGCGCTTGGCCCAGAGCCAATGGCTACCGCTTATGTTCAACCATCTCGTCGTCCTACGGATGGCCGTTATGGTGAAAACCCTAACCGTCTGCAGCACTACTATCAATTTCAGGTAGCGTTAAAGCCTTCTCCAGATAATATTCAAGAACTGTACTTAGGTTCTTTAGAAGTGCTTGGTATCGATCCTCTTGTTCATGATATTCGTTTCGTAGAAGACAACTGGGAAAACCCAACATTGGGTGCTTGGGGTTTAGGCTGGGAAATCTGGCTAAACGGCATGGAAGTAACGCAATTTACTTACTTCCAACAAGTTGGCGGTCTTGAGTGTAAACCAGTAACTGGTGAAATCACTTACGGTATCGAACGTCTTGCTATGTATATTCAAGAAGTAGGCTCGGTTTACGATCTTGTTTGGAACTATGGCCCTCAAGGTGTGGTTACTTATGGTGATATTTTCCACCAAAATGAAGTAGAGCAATCGACTTACAACTTTGAACACGCCGATGTTGATTTCCTATTTGGATTCTTCGATCAGTGCGAGAAAGAGTGTAAAGAATTGCTTGAACTTGAAAAGCCGCTACCTCTTCCAGCGTACGAGCGCATTCTAAAAGCCGGTCATGCATTTAACTTGCTAGATGCTCGTAAAGCGATCTCTGTAACAGAGCGTCAGCGTTACATTCTTCGTATTCGCAACCTAACTAAATCGGTGGCAGAAGCCTATTACGCATCACGTGAAGCGCTAGGCTTCCCAATGTGTCGCTCTACTAAACCAACAGCGACAGAGGAGAAGTAA
- a CDS encoding alpha-amylase, with protein MKLSVCATFISLSLLVGCQSTSLTSTDSSDSISTADSSNQIESTTSSNNNTAICPVLGIQPVTVSVSDLWANGDVITDAYTGNIAQVVNGEITLTPSRHSGGVLLLESEEEKARFSWDGATFYHIATDRFFNGNSWNDHSYGRQSTKEGFQGGDIVGLTKKLDYLAELGVDVVWISTPLEQVHGWLPNKSGNSPEYPYAGGATLDWTQLDTNMGSEQEMRTFVDLAHQLGMRVMWSVDTAPPTPTLSDLQQFSIQPNNPDALPSYWSEWQPQEGQNLTHYLDAFKNKNGEIPDWWSEAWMEENNENAITLPAFFANKPSTKVKSSEKTKNEYLAGWMSAWVSEFGIDGFVVSNSTPELTQKIEQEGKDAFTLWNKDNAYKALENASFRVIDLQQQNYFSDQMLSLKSNDEPHCLTKLNAEYVTQSQAEKPSMTRLTWFDGKSLSDSSVGSVNADNYADYRDAATALLLSPNAVSIWYGDETAKMGGIYSKMNWNEIKDQRWSLQSHWKKLIEFRNNHSSIANGEHQVIKREPYYAFIRKNESDSVMVVYTGEKK; from the coding sequence ATGAAATTATCTGTTTGTGCAACGTTTATCTCCCTTTCGCTATTGGTAGGATGTCAAAGTACGTCATTAACCTCGACAGATAGTTCTGATTCAATATCAACAGCTGATTCATCAAATCAAATTGAATCAACCACAAGCTCAAACAATAACACCGCTATTTGTCCTGTATTAGGCATTCAACCAGTGACTGTTTCTGTGTCTGATTTATGGGCAAATGGTGATGTGATCACCGATGCTTATACTGGGAATATTGCTCAGGTGGTTAATGGAGAGATAACGCTAACACCAAGTCGCCACAGTGGTGGGGTATTATTGTTGGAATCAGAAGAAGAAAAAGCGCGCTTCTCTTGGGATGGTGCGACGTTCTACCACATCGCAACGGATAGATTCTTTAATGGGAACAGTTGGAATGATCACAGTTATGGACGCCAAAGCACAAAAGAGGGTTTTCAGGGCGGAGATATTGTTGGCTTAACAAAAAAACTCGATTACTTAGCCGAATTAGGCGTTGATGTCGTATGGATCTCCACTCCTCTAGAGCAAGTGCATGGGTGGTTACCCAATAAGAGCGGCAATTCTCCTGAATACCCTTATGCCGGTGGTGCGACTCTCGATTGGACGCAACTGGATACCAACATGGGCAGTGAGCAAGAAATGCGAACGTTTGTCGACCTAGCGCACCAATTGGGTATGCGAGTGATGTGGAGTGTGGATACGGCACCGCCAACACCAACCTTATCGGATTTACAGCAATTTTCAATTCAGCCGAATAATCCGGATGCGTTACCAAGCTATTGGAGTGAATGGCAACCACAAGAAGGTCAAAACTTAACACATTATTTAGATGCTTTTAAAAATAAGAATGGTGAGATACCGGATTGGTGGTCAGAAGCATGGATGGAAGAAAATAATGAAAACGCGATCACGTTGCCTGCGTTTTTTGCGAATAAGCCGTCAACTAAAGTAAAAAGCAGTGAAAAGACAAAAAATGAGTACCTAGCTGGATGGATGAGTGCATGGGTGTCAGAGTTTGGGATTGATGGTTTTGTTGTTTCTAATTCAACACCAGAGTTAACTCAGAAGATCGAGCAAGAAGGGAAAGACGCTTTTACCCTGTGGAACAAAGACAACGCGTACAAAGCGTTAGAAAATGCGTCTTTTCGTGTGATTGATTTACAGCAACAGAATTACTTTAGCGATCAAATGCTGTCTTTAAAAAGCAATGATGAACCGCACTGTCTCACTAAGCTTAATGCTGAGTACGTAACTCAAAGCCAAGCTGAAAAACCAAGTATGACTCGATTGACTTGGTTTGATGGTAAATCGTTATCTGATTCTTCAGTGGGCAGTGTAAACGCAGATAATTACGCGGATTACCGTGATGCAGCAACGGCGTTACTACTTTCTCCTAATGCGGTTTCTATTTGGTATGGGGATGAAACGGCCAAAATGGGAGGGATATACAGTAAGATGAATTGGAATGAGATAAAAGATCAACGTTGGTCGTTGCAGTCTCATTGGAAAAAGCTCATCGAATTTAGAAATAATCACTCATCAATTGCGAATGGTGAGCATCAAGTGATCAAGCGTGAGCCTTACTATGCGTTTATTCGAAAGAATGAATCAGACAGTGTCATGGTGGTGTATACCGGTGAGAAAAAGTAG
- the tusA gene encoding sulfurtransferase TusA gives MTINFDNATLILEAEGLRCPEPVMMVRKTIRQMADGDTLLIKADDPSTTRDIPSFCRFMDHELIAEDTETLPFRFLIRKGLSA, from the coding sequence ATGACCATCAATTTTGATAATGCGACACTCATACTAGAAGCTGAAGGATTACGCTGTCCTGAACCTGTCATGATGGTTAGGAAAACGATTCGACAGATGGCCGATGGCGATACATTGCTGATTAAAGCCGATGACCCATCCACCACCCGAGATATTCCAAGCTTTTGTCGCTTTATGGATCACGAACTCATTGCAGAAGACACTGAAACACTCCCTTTTCGATTTCTTATCCGTAAAGGGCTTTCTGCGTAA